In Gemmatimonadaceae bacterium, the genomic stretch CGCGGCGGGAACGGCGGTGGTGATGGCGACGCACAACCTCGAACTGGTGAAGCGCGCAGAGCTGCGCGTACTGGAGATCAACCGCGGGCAGGTGGTGTTCGACAGCGCCGACGAGAAGCGCCGCGCGCCGGAGCTGACGCCATGAGCGCGCGGCACCGGTCAGGCGGCGGCGACGCGGCGCGCGGAGTGACGCGCGGAGTGGCGCGCGGCGTGGCGCGCGGAGTGGCGCCATGAAGCTGGCCGTCCGCGAGGCGATGCTGGGCTTCCGGCGTGCGCCGCTCCTGAGCGCGCTGAGCATCACGACGATCGCCTTTTCGTTGTTTGCCTTCGGGCTGTTCTCGCTGGTGGCGCTCAACATCCGCCACACGCTGAGCGCGCTCGAGAGCCGCGTGGAGATCCGGGCCTTCCTCGCGGACTCCACCTCCGCCGAGGCGATTGCCCTGGCGATGGGCGACATCGGGGCCATGCCCGAGGTGGCGCGCGTGGAGTACGTGACGCCGGAGCAGGCGCTCGAGCGGGCGCGCAAGGAGCTGGGGGAGTTCCGCGACGTCTTCGAGAACGGCTTCCTCCCGGCCTCGCTCGACATCCGCCTGCGTGACGGCTTCCGCGACCCCAACTCGGTAAAGCGGATCGCCGACACGGTGAAGGCACAACCGATCGTGGATGACGTGCGCTTTGGCGAGGAGTGGGTGCAAAAGCTCTACAGCATCCGCAACGTCGCCACGGCGGCGGGGATCATCCTCGGGCTGGCCTTTGCCGCGGTCTCGATCATCGTCATCGGGGCGACGATCCGCATGGCGGTGATGGCGCGCGCGCGAGAGATCTCGATCATGCGCCTGGTGGGGGCGACGGACGGCTTCATTCGTCGCCCCTTCCTCATCGAGGGCTTCGTGAAGGGGGTGCTGGGCGGGGTGCTGGCGCTGGCGCTCACGTGGATCGCCGCATCGCTGATCTCGCGCTACTTCATCCGCACCGAGTTCTTCGGCACGCGGTTGGCGCTGCTGGGGTTGCTGGGTGGCGCGGTGATTGGCGTCCTGGGAAGTGCGCTCTCGGTCGGGCGCCAGATTCGCCGCGTCACGTGAGGCGATGGATGCAGCTGGCGGCGTGCGCGGCGCTCCTGGTCACGGGGGCGCCTGGCGTGCTGCGGGCGCAGAGTGCCGAGCAGCGGTTGCGGCAACAGCGCGAGGAGCTCGACGCCATCCGTCGTGAGCGTGCGGACCTTCAGTCGCGCCTGCAGGAGCTGCAGGGAAAAGCGCACGACCTGCGGGACGAGGCGCAGAACCTCCATCGGCAGGCGGAGGTGACGGGACGCCTGGTGCGCTCGCTCGACGCGCAGCTCGTCTCGATCACGTCGGACGTCGATTCGGCCACGCGGTCGCTCACGCGGGCCGAGGGCGAGGTGCAGACGCGGCGTGGAACGCTCAAGCGTCGCGTGGTCGACATCTACAAGCGCGGGCCGCTGTACACCACCGAGGCGCTGCTGTCGGCGCGCACGTTCGGCGAACTCGTGGGGCGCTACAAGTACCTGCACGAGCTGGCGCTCCACGACCGCGCCGTGGTGCATCGCGTCGAGCTGCTGTACCGCGAGATCGAGCAGCAACGCGCGCTGTTGCTCAAGCTGCAGGACGAGCTGCGCCGCAACCGCGAGGAGAAGTCGCTCGAGGAGCAGCGACTGCGCTCGCTGGAAGGCGTGCGCTCGCGCAACCTGGAGCAGGTGCAAGCGTCGCAGAAGCAGATCCAGGATCGCCTGGCGCGCATCCAGCGCGACGAACAGCGGCTGTCGCAGCTCCTGGCGTCGCTGGAGGAGGCACGCCGGCGCAACGAGTCGCGCCCCAACGCGCCGGCGCCGACCACGAGCACGCTCAAGACGGCGGACTTCGGGAAGCTCGACTGGCCGGTGGAGGGCGAGATCATCTATCGGTTCGGGCGGGTGATCAACCCGAACAACACGACGATTCGCTGGAACGGGATCGGCATTCGCGCCGCGCAGGGGACGGCGGTGAAGGCGATTGCGGCTGGCGAGGTGATGGTGGCCGACCCGATCGGGACGTACGGGCTCACAGTGATCGTGCAGCACGGCGGCGGCGACTACTCCGTTTACGGGTCCCTGTCGCGCGCCGACGTGCGCAAGGGCGACAAGCTGTCGAAGGGCGAGACGCTGGGCGCCGTGGGTCGCGCCGATCCGGAGATGGATCCGCACCTGCATCTCGAGATACGTCCCAAGGGGCGGGCGACAGATCCGCTGGCGTGGCTGGCGATGAGGGCGGGGCGGTAGGGCGA encodes the following:
- a CDS encoding ABC transporter permease, which gives rise to MKLAVREAMLGFRRAPLLSALSITTIAFSLFAFGLFSLVALNIRHTLSALESRVEIRAFLADSTSAEAIALAMGDIGAMPEVARVEYVTPEQALERARKELGEFRDVFENGFLPASLDIRLRDGFRDPNSVKRIADTVKAQPIVDDVRFGEEWVQKLYSIRNVATAAGIILGLAFAAVSIIVIGATIRMAVMARAREISIMRLVGATDGFIRRPFLIEGFVKGVLGGVLALALTWIAASLISRYFIRTEFFGTRLALLGLLGGAVIGVLGSALSVGRQIRRVT
- a CDS encoding peptidoglycan DD-metalloendopeptidase family protein codes for the protein MQLAACAALLVTGAPGVLRAQSAEQRLRQQREELDAIRRERADLQSRLQELQGKAHDLRDEAQNLHRQAEVTGRLVRSLDAQLVSITSDVDSATRSLTRAEGEVQTRRGTLKRRVVDIYKRGPLYTTEALLSARTFGELVGRYKYLHELALHDRAVVHRVELLYREIEQQRALLLKLQDELRRNREEKSLEEQRLRSLEGVRSRNLEQVQASQKQIQDRLARIQRDEQRLSQLLASLEEARRRNESRPNAPAPTTSTLKTADFGKLDWPVEGEIIYRFGRVINPNNTTIRWNGIGIRAAQGTAVKAIAAGEVMVADPIGTYGLTVIVQHGGGDYSVYGSLSRADVRKGDKLSKGETLGAVGRADPEMDPHLHLEIRPKGRATDPLAWLAMRAGR